One Uranotaenia lowii strain MFRU-FL unplaced genomic scaffold, ASM2978415v1 HiC_scaffold_114, whole genome shotgun sequence genomic window, ATAGTGAGTCTGCCTATTCATTTACACAATAGTCTTCTGTACAGTTTGTAAATAAAAGATCAAGATACGTTACTGTTCTTTAcatgatttacttggtttgAGCCTAGAATAGAAGCGTTGTCAAAAATTAGTTGTAAAGTTTCGTTCTCCCCTATAACTGGGATTGAAATTGCCATAAATGTGTAGTTTTGCTTCCGGTTTTTCAGctactgtatttttttaagaatttggaaaaataaatcaaaatagtgAGAAGTGGCATATTCAGGTGGGAAGTACACGGaagcgaaaatgtgcacttccTTTGCCAATGATGTTTTAACGAAAACATAATCAAATTCTGTGTATGTTTGCGTTGCAATTTGTTCTGCGGGGAAAAAAGATTCTATGGCAACGAGACTTTTTTTGGACAATGTTAAATTTCTACCTTTGcggaaaacattaaaatttgcaCCAAAAACTTCTTCGCTGTGTACGCTAGCGTCCCAGCTTGTTTCGGTAAACAGTATTACTTTAAAAGACGAGGCCAGaagtttcaaattaatatttcatcCTCACATCTTAAAATTCACATCAgtagataaataaaatttcaatcactATCAAGCTTTCCTctataggcgatggaagcgctgccgaatttgagtgatggttttgcattagtgcaagtgggatgcagctaaaatttcacccaacttttgacagatcttaagggtttttttaaggaaagaaagaataactttccgattccatcgcccattggCGTACTAATGTCTGTCTGTCTACCTTTCTTTCATAtctgtaaaatatttttctaaaaatttcatcacgCCGAGCATGccatgaaaatttgaatcatataaaaattcggcgattacaattttcaaacaaaatttctgaATGTTAAGACTGagaggaacttttttttttattttataagggATTTTAAACTTGTTTGCTTATTCATCCCGTAATTGAGAAGAACTTGGAAACGTTCAATATAAATACATATTAAAATAGCCATACATTTCTTTAAGTCTCATTGAATATTACGACCTTGAACTTACTTGTCCTGTCCATTTTCAGGTTTATGAGGCATTTTAAACACATGGTTTTTAATGTCCAAACCCGTTTgacacttttttatatttagacAGATGTCAAATCGATAATTATTTtgatgtttaatttattttcacatttttttttaaattgttcacatttttatgaaaaatattcttaccATTTTTTGATACACAAGTTCTAAAATGACATGATTTAgtaatagaaattatttttttttttatatttttaattatttcagcaAACCCATCCGCATGCTGCACGCCATCAAGGGCCTCATCGGTGCGCCGCAGAACAATTTCAGGCTGTCCAAAAATGGGCGCATCGTGTACGACGAATCCCGGGAGAAATCGGTCTTTAATCGGATTCTGAAGGAGATTTTTCAACGGGATGGACGCAGCAAAGAAGAGTAAGTAAGCTGCTGTTTTGAGCTATTCGGATTCGGATTGTTGGATATGTGTTTtgaattaatctttttttttgtttctgtccCTTTCCATTCTTTCGGGTTTAGACGGAAAACTATTTTCATGAATCTGATAAAGGAAATTCTGCTGAAGGATTTCTCCACCCAAAGTGAGCCGGACGATCGAAAGCTGCTAGCAATACGAAAGAATCGGAAAAAGGTAGGATTGAAATCCAAACCCAACCTTTTTGGGATGTTTTGAATACATTGTTGTTGGTGATAATatggttttgttttctttttcctcttttttagAAGGACAAAAATCTAATCCATAACCGCACGTGTACTCCCATAAACGATTGTTTTCTTCCGAAAAATTGTGTTCTTAAACAAATACTAGACGTTCAACTATTTGTGAaggtattttcaaaacaaatcattattttgaaaacaagttaatttttttttaattttagtcaaGCCTTGCCGATTCCAACAAATGTCGAAACCAACAAGACATGTGTTTTCCGATCCAGGCTGAGTCGCTAAGCTATGTGGATGAGCTGCATGAGAAGTATTTGGACTATATCGATCAAATTCGATGCTCAAGTATGGAagacgatgatgacgacgacgatggaAGAAGCTGCATGAATTCAAATCCCGGCGAAGAAGCAGGAAGGTGTTCCAGTAATTTTACCGACTTCTACCTGAGCTCAGGTGAAAAATATCAGCTAGGGGCCACAGCAATGGACTGTTCGATTATGCTAACCTTCCGAAGGTTGTCCGAACGGGAGGAAGAAAGGTCAGTACATAtgggatgaaataaaaatttaaaggccAGGTTGTTTGTGGTCCCGAGCAGGTGGTATCACGTTTCAGAGATTTAAATACCTGACTATGATTCATTCAATTGAAAGAGCTTTGATAGGTTTCCTCTCGAGCTCTCACTATATTATTTCTTAGGGGAAGTTTGATCACAAAGtgcaacataaaaataaaaataaatcctaTCTTTTCGCAAGTTATGAAATCCTCATGAAAACTAATAACACTTCCAGATGATTCTCTTCAGTAGATATAATGAGTGCCCCatatcaaattgcatcacagtAAAACGCTGTACACATAAGCTTGGGAACCgattctttttaaagtttcaaacaaTGAACTTCAAACTATTTGCAATGTTTTGTTACATTTACTTAATTCTAATTCAATGCCATATTCGTACAATCGTTCATCAggccaaggttgccaaaaaaaattctgtgtttttgagaaaaattttatccaaaaattctgtgatggatttctgtgatgctattcctttgaatttcatagaaaattcatggtaaattgggtctttttcacatttttattgggcaaaatcaattaccTTTACTattcttatcatacttttctaattcacagtaagaaatctaaatttcgatactgtcaaaaaaaattataatttcggaaattcattctaaatttaaaaattttgtgaaatctgtggaaattccaagattctgtgttctgtgacacagattctgtgatgaaaattcgttaaaaattctgtgaatttacagatttttctgtgatttcggcaaccttgcatcAGGCCCAGATATACCTAAAAGAATTTGTACAACATATGAAAGCAGCTTCTTCAAGACAGAAATCCACTTCTTTGTCATTGCggtttcttttattcatattcaaagtttttccaAAGCCAAAACTAAACTGATTCAATTCTATTCTTTTAGATTGCCAGCAAGTGCTCGATCGCACATAGTCAGTCTCGAATCGATGAGATTCCTGGTGAACGTGACCATCACCGATCTCGATGCCAAATCGCCAAATCATCACAAGAAGTACGTAGACCAGCTGCGGGATTCCGTCGGTGCGTACCGGGACTTTATGATTCGTCTTAGACGATGAATATCTATAGACACAGGAACACCATGGAACCggaaaaacatgtattttaaTAGATAGAGTAATTTATAGgtattaataatatttattctAGTGATTTAATAGGAGCTTTTATCGGTATCGGGAggaataaatgtaatttttaaaaaaatcgatcttaAGTTTTGccttaagtttttttgaaactatttttttttgtttttcatgtacTAATCTGACGTCACGCATCGATcaaaaatactagattttgtATAAGTTGCACAATTAGGGCCAATTTTTTCgctggttttttgtttttttttcataaattttatcagtAATAAACGTAATAGTTTAAGTCTATATgctttaaattaaattgttcTCGATACCGTTAAATATTTTAATCGTTTTTATGTCAAATAATCCGGGAAATGCGAACCATTTTAGCAACAAAACCTATAGCAAAGGTGTAAGGAGTATTTATGATATTTATTAACGTGTGTAATTATAAGCTTCAAAAGAACTGAGTGTTATGTTAGGAAAAATTCTGgataaaacaaaatcatacTTGACGAGGTTAAAATAGCTTACACCAACTAAAGGAATTTTAGATAAAGAGATTAAATAATAAagtttagaaaacaaaaatttaaaacaagagCAAGAAGGtccttaattttattgaaaaattaaaataaattgttacTGACTCTATTCAATACATAGAAGTGAATAATTGGAAATAAAGTTATCTatgtttgtattgaaaattgttttttaattgtatCACTCGTCTTATTGTGGTGTCAGCTAACCGACATAACGTTGCTCAACTTAACCTAAGCAAAACTATTCACCTcgtctagtaattgcttttacGTTTTAATGCACCATCTAATCATTTCCTCACCCTAAAAGTGTCTTTGTACCGctagttttttatgtttttcctgTATATTTTTTGACTTGCAACGAAGAATAAGGgccttcaatgaaaaatcaacatcatttttgtttcttctgtggaaccgatcctgcttatggtttttgtgccacttTATCAGTTccataaaagaaattttccgcttaacaacttgtagggatgagatgaaggatatgcagaaaacaaatcatatttaattaaaaaaaaagtaatagttGTATTTGGCAACACTAaagataaataaagaaaaataaatttcagtggcaacgtttgttattttagtcacactaggcaaacaaacaaaacaaagtcaatcGATCCACAGACAaaattgatctattcttgtgagcgacagacgtgtcaaAGTGAACCTCTgaatcaggcccgtgcgaaggacccgtccatgcgggggggaggggggggggggttcaaaattcaaatttagataaaaataataacaataaaaaaaataaacaataaaaaaggaaaggGATTTCTTACACCGTTTCTCACTCATGATTAACACACAAACTAAATAAAGGAcggatgaaaaaaacaaaattttcgaaacatattacaatgaaagtttcaaattttcgataagtcatgaaagtaagaaagaaatttgttccaaaagaatgtcttagcaaatttaaaataaacatttccaaaatacagagttaaaaacaaatctgaaatctggggCAAAACTTACCATTATCagttgttaggaaaatgataatagttGTAATAGTAGTAATAACGTGAATGacgaaaaaactgataaaaaattcaaaataaggagttcaaagttttgttatttatattgaaagcaccaatcaaagttagttaacactgcgtatttTTAATTAGCTTTAAAGTTACTTCttcgaacaatttttcaaacttttaagaataatttaaaaaaaattatcgatccaaaaaacaagatttcatataaaaaatattattaaaaagtttttaaattttcaatcgcaggtttttagcTTTAAATTATAAGCTCTGactattttgtcacttttgattgAAGTATTGGCTTCTAGGAAGAACAGAAGGTGGAAACTATGttttctaattaaaaatttgaagttaaagactaatgtttcaagaaaacgaaaattaagaattaaaaatcaaggacaaatttgttaaaaatatttctaaaaatttaagaattctgACAATAAAATTCGGCAagttaataataaaattgtaaaaagctGTActataaaattctgtaaatttattcgaaaatgaaaacaaaatctgaaatgataaagagtttaaa contains:
- the LOC129759147 gene encoding inositol-pentakisphosphate 2-kinase-like yields the protein MRIFFSQRFVPEPKLARLDTYDLEEFNRQLVKFRPASRLKKEIKQHEGILYPDVAFLPAELNQEGRMQYPSSLQYYEQHDRTHTFPTYCVEIKPKQGWSFSEQCFEDNFIQLESLLPADFGTAPGKCRFCLYQYLKLRKKSIPKVSKYCPLDLFSGKPIRMLHAIKGLIGAPQNNFRLSKNGRIVYDESREKSVFNRILKEIFQRDGRSKEERKTIFMNLIKEILLKDFSTQSEPDDRKLLAIRKNRKKKDKNLIHNRTCTPINDCFLPKNCVLKQILDVQLFVKSSLADSNKCRNQQDMCFPIQAESLSYVDELHEKYLDYIDQIRCSSMEDDDDDDDGRSCMNSNPGEEAGRCSSNFTDFYLSSGEKYQLGATAMDCSIMLTFRRLSEREEERLPASARSHIVSLESMRFLVNVTITDLDAKSPNHHKKYVDQLRDSVGAYRDFMIRLRR